The Nomia melanderi isolate GNS246 chromosome 4, iyNomMela1, whole genome shotgun sequence genome segment GCACTGCCGTATTTGGAAAACCGCGAATGCACTTTGGGTGGATACATAACAATAGTTTCGACGTTCTACAGTCGAGATGGGAGCAAGAGTTTTCCTGTGATCATATACATCGCCACCAATAAGAATCAGCATTGGCTCGGGGATGCCCCGCTTCATCACATAGCGGATCAAATTTTTCAGAGTTCCGGTCCCAGTGGACACAACGTCGAATACCTTCTACGGTAATTTTCGAGTCGACTTTGCGCATGGCTTAAATTCAATATGAGGCTTTATGATATAAATTTAATcggttaattaacacgttgaatgtcgtggGGGTCACTGATGATGACCcccaatcaaattgaattattgtttaCTCGGttgaactatgattatttgaaaacatttctgtattataaataatgctacctaatgcggtgacattcatgCTAGATAAACGTGCAGTAATAGTGAttcggtcaacgtgttaattcaatTCGTTTTGAGATCAGAATGAAAGACAATAGTCAATTTTAATTTCTGCGTTTTGTGGATGTCTTTTATACTTAATTTTCTgtggaattattttgttatgCTACATTATCATTTTGTTCGTTTGTTAATAGGTTAGCAGAATTTATGCATCGTTATTTGCCCGAAGTCTGCGACGATCATTTATTCACATTAGAGCTGTTGGTGCGGTCGCGGATAAAGGAACATAACATGTGTCTCAGGACATTAATGGGTAATCGAGACTTCGACATCGTCATCGATAACGACGATGTGGACATCGATAACGACGATGTAGacatcgacgacgacgacgacgacgacgacgacgaagacgacgtaGACGTCACCGACGTAGTCATCGACGACAAAAGCGATGACAATGGCGTCACCAATCTCAGGGAAAATACGTTCCAATTTATATTAGGGATATCTCGTAAAACTTCGCCTTGCCTGAAAATATAGTTGGCGGATAATGTTAATTTTGAAAAGACTATAGGAGCAGCTAGCCCGCAAGACGAGAAACGCGTGTACAATGAAACGAAAGAGATAGTAAGAATTATGTTTCTCggagtttgtaaatatttatgaaaagaatttttattgtccTAAGAGCACAACTGTGAGAATGTATTAcggtaattttattaatgaaaaaagtcACTGGTGTGTACTAACTACAGTCCACCCTTAATTTTAAATAGACGAGTAATATCTCATTACGTTTTTAATTCCTGTattgtatgtttttttttttaaatatgcaaTCTCAACAAggggaataaaaataattatatttgtaatctTCGTGGGAAGTATTTTACAATTCCAAATTAGTATTCCAAGAGTGAAACATCCTTCCAAAACACACTGTTTACTTCTGTAGGTACATATTCTAATAATCACCAAATGGTAATGTAGAATTGACAGTCGGTACAGTTGATGCTGAAGAAGATACCTTCTTTACCATCTAGCTATCTCTTCTTTATCGGtagtattcaaatataatagaatCCTTTACGCAAATTAAGAATCAACAAAATGATCTATTTTCCATAAACCTGTTTAACAATGAATGCAACTTTGTTCCTAATATCATAACGTCTATATCTTGACAATTTTGTTATTCTTAATATTCTGTACTCGGTACAGAATGCAATTGAACTTGTTATTAAGTACAGATTAACGTTATAATACACTGTACACATGATGTACATacggttaattaaaattccattgTGTTCCAAGGAAAATGTTTACACTGGCGACAGACAATTTTCAGAATTTTCGGTAAAAATACGAGGAAAAGGGAACACGGAGTTCCTGGTTACGCCGTGACGCCGTGACGAGGCTCGAAAGATCTTCGTTATTATTTCAGCGAAACGAAGCGTGCATGGGTGCACGCTCGAGTTGGCTCAAGTACGAGTTGTTAACTTCCCCGCGTGGATTCTGACCAATTTATTACGCACAGAattccttcttttattttctacgaTCATCGCTCGATAATTGTCGCAGAATCTTGCAGACAAATCTTCGCCACACCGAAGACAATGCAACGTAAATTTCTTTGCTTCGTTTTCAGTGATTTCTTTGATCATTATACCACAAACCATATGGTACAGTACAAACTATTTCTAAAATTCACGATAGCAGCGTCGTCTATctggaaaaaattaattacataaaagtCTGTACAAGTACtcaatttgtttaaaaactTTGTCTTGTAAAAACAAGGATCATACTTGATAAATTGCAAATAACCCAGCTTCGAGACTTACTGAACAGCAAAAGaaaagctaaataaaataaaaggcaatgcgttgctaagtgaaaagtgggagacctcattcggttggctaagtataataattgattacagaattcgaataaatcgagTAACATTCGAGTGTTCGTTAAACCACGTTAAAAATGTtgacgagtctgacacgttagaAGGCAAGTGGCGAACAGTAGCGAAAATCAGATTTCGCCGAGAAGAGTCAGCCGAGTTCGGCGTCTAACGAGAACCGCTGGTACGCTATGCGAGCCGATATTTTTACATTGTCGGCAGTCGGGGTTCCTGGTGTTGGTGGACGACACTGAACAGGGAACGCAGGAAGAGGACTGAGAAGCTCCTTACGGAACGCACGTAAACGAACGTTCGTCACGCATCGCGGCGATAAAGCCAGCCAGGTATCTCGGGGATAACGTTACTCTTGGCTGCGTGTGTGTTGTCCTGTAATTCCATTAATGCACCTCCGCGGACAGGACGTTCGAAAAAACGCAGCAAGCCGGTTTCCATGTGAAGAGGAGACTTTTTAGTGGATATCCGAAAACTAACCTCTGCCTGACGTGCGGCGATAGTCCTCGAAACAGGAGCGTGTTACAACCAGGATCGAAAATCAACTGAAACGCGGAGCCGCACAGGTGTACCAGGTAATTGTGAATTTCAAGTATAGATCAAGCTCATTAACAAGCAACCGAAGCAAATACTTGAGTATCTAGGTCTCCGCTGTATTGCAAAATACTCTCGTCTATCGATACGCGAGGAGATAGATGATCAACTAACCATAGTTACTTTGTTAATGAAGACGCATTTGCAAGAATGTTCGTGCATTTCATGGTTCGGGATTACCATCCAAGACGAAGTTTCTTTAATGTTCATGGATTTAGGTTAATTGTGTGGCCAAAGAGGAATAGAAATTTATCGTTAGCCACGGTTCGCGGGGGAAACGAATTGATTTTTGGCATGAGCGGTTATCCCGTAAAAACCGTCGAATTTCCATGCCGCGGTTGCGTAAGCGGACGCGAAACGACTCCACCATGAGACAACCACGACGAAAATGTTGTTTCCGTTCGCGAGTGGTTTTCACGAGGTTGCTTTCGTGCGGAAAAGTCGAATACGGTTATATTGTTCGTCACGGTTATTACACGCGTATCTCTTTCatgctttttctttcttcctctctttctttgttACACCTGCCGTGCACGACAGATATCGCAACAATCCCGCTCGCAGATTTTCATTCACCGATAAATTTCGTATATAATCATCATTTCAAATTCTACTCGCGCTCTACTCACAatgttgttaaatattaaagcCGTTGCCGGTAATAATTCCTCGGTCCTTCATGGTCGCTCGATTTCCTGAATAATAAAAGGAACTGTGCTACCGGCGAGGCACGTTTTCCcgcgtttttttcttttcgccaTGCCGCGAACAATgaaaaacaatggaaaagaACCAGGGCCGTGGTCCGATCGAACGCTCGTAAACGGGCGACACGTATTACAGCCGATCTCGTGTTATTATGTCAAGTGCCAGCCGAGTGAAAAGCGACAGATCGGTTTTTCGTTTCGAACTCGTAATTTACATTCAATCTCCGAGCGAACCCGGCCTTTTTGCACATCCCTCGAGAAATTTTGCCGCACACACTTTTTCCTAGAATATCGCGTTATTGTGTCCCGAGATTGCGTTCCGGGATAACCTCGTTTCTTCGACGAACAAACAACGAACGAGAAAAGAACGAGCACGAACGACGAATAAGTATATACACGGAACGTAGTTACGTACGCGCTGGTCCGTTGAGGTTATGTTCGGCATAAAAAAGAAAGCCAGCCGATTAATCATATTTAATAGAGAGATGCATCACGGAAAGgaggagaaaaagaggagaaccGTAACGACGACGGGTGAAAGCTGTTTTCTCGTTGCCGTACCGGCGCGGGCCATGTTAACACGTCGATTATCCGTAAGTGATTAAATTATGCTCCCCTTGTCGTTTGCGCGCGGCCACAGTGAAACTGCGAATCAATTATTCGTCGCATTGTCGATCGGTAGAGGCGTAcagggcggaggaggaggaggtggaggaggaggagagatgGGGAGCCACGGGCCCGTTTTTGCGGACCGTGAGAGCGATCGTCGGCAATAAAACCGGCGGGGCCCAGCCTCCTTTTGCGGTCCGCGGCGTGTTTTATCAGAGTGAAATCCTTTCTCTGCGAGCGCGCGAGAGACGTATCGCCGCCTCGCGGCGCCGCGCCTCTCCTCGGCTCTGCCCGGCCACTTAATTACACGaatccgcgcggcgcgccgcggcgttacgcggaattacataaatatcatattcttttcttttttttccagcGAACCGGAATTACGGTCAAGGCTAGCGCCGATCGGTCTCGATTTCTAAGGTGACGCTCGAAGCGGAATCACCGGCGACCGTCGGAAGGGAACGCGGAGCGCTGCTATCATCTCCGGCCGTCGTCGTCACCGGTTCACGTGTTCCGTGTGATTATCGACTTTACGGCGGATCGGACTGCGCGCCTTTACGCGAAGTTAAATGGAACGTTGGAAGATTGCACGTTCCGGAACTAGTACGAGGACCGTGGGACTGGCTCGGCCCTCTTACGTCGAATATGGGAACTAGTAGTTCCCCGAGGAGAATTATTTTCATGGaaccaccctgtatattatatGAATGCGTCCAACTTCCCTAATGCTTCCGACGTCGGACGGGGGAAGCGGTAATATCCTAGGGGAGACTGTGCTCGGAACAGCTCGTATATTATGCGGATGTGTTCTAACTTCTGTACTGCTTCTAAGGCTGGAGGACTGGTAACTCCCTAGCAGGAACTGTTTTCGTAGAAGTAGATGTGTCCCAACTTCTGTACTGCTTCTAATGCTGGAGGACTAATAACTCCCTGGGAGGAATCCTTTTCATAGAAGCATCCTGCATGTTGTGTAGAAATTctgtaattcttctttcattCCCAAGTGCAGTGGGAGACTTTGAAGCTCGAGGACTCGACCTAAAGGAACTTGGACACCCAGTACGTCCCAACTTCTGTACTAATGCTGGAGAACTGATAACTCTTcaagagaaattattttgataGAACCATCCAGCATGCTGTATAGAACTTCCCTGATTCTTCTCTGATTTCCAAGCGCAGTGGGAGCCATTGAAGTTCGAGGAGTCGACTGAAAGGAACCCGGACACCTGGTACGTCCCGACTTCTGTACTAATGTTGGAGAACTCTTAACTCCCCAGGAGGAATTATTTTCATAGAAGCATGCTGCATGTTTTATACGTGTAAAACTTCCGTGATTCTTCTCCGATTGCCAAGTGCAGTGGGAGACATGGAAATTGGAGGATCCGAGCGAAAGGAAGTCGGACACCCGGTACGTGGACCGTGGAACGCGTGTGCCTGCGCTGGATCGCACAATGGGAATCGTCCGGCCGATCGCAGGCTAAAACACGATGGGATCGCGCGATTTATTTGCGACGTGGATCGAGGTGGGTCGCGGACGAAATGCGGGACTGCGCGTAGGTGCATCGCGCGATGCAGCGGGCGCAAGATACTTCAATAGCAACGCCGTGGAGAACGAATACGCGCGGGTCGTGTTGCCCACAGGCTCCGTTTGCCCCGACACAGAAACCTTTCTCTCTCATCATCGTGCGCGCAACGTCCGCGCCGTTCTCGGGTCCCCGTGTACGTGCACATGTAAACGTGTGTTTAAGTACGTGTACACACCGGAGCCCGATTAATTGATGCACGGCCGCGTAATGGCGCGGTTAAATGATCGACGAGGTGGCACGGTCGCACGGTGACCGACACGATGAGTCGTGTCTTGCTCTTGTGGGCGCCCTCTGCTTCTACCGACTCTATTTTCGCGGACAATTCTACCGTGTTCGCCGTTTACGCGCCAATTCCCGCGCGGAACGGTTTCACTCGAAACGGCGCTGCCAACCTAACGCGTCCCGGTGTTCCGGTATTCGGGACCGAGCCACGTACAGGGTGTTCAATTTCGTTCCTGATCATTCGAACAAATTTCTCGGTTTCCCCGTGCGTTGCAGATCTGTTCGCGCCGGAAACATCCGATGAACAGGTAGAATACCATTTCCGCTGAAATCCGTTTCAGTGGTTTTTCAGTGAAGGTACTGCAAAACATTTGCGTATCGCGTGCACGCCGATGGGTCGACACAAGGAAGGAAACTGCGATTCTAACCGACCGCGGCACGACTCGAGCGTCGAGGTAACGGCCAGTTCTGGTTCACTTTCGATTTCACCGGGGCCGCATCTCTCTAGGATCGCGGGGCAACGAGGCGAGCGCTCGCGCGTTGATGATAACGTTCAGAAAACCGCGTGACACGCGACGCGTCCAGGAAACCCGACCGCCGGGAGTCCCCGGTCGCCGCCGCGGACTGGTGAAAGTATTTCGCCggttctttccttttctttttacgAGCGAACGAGGTGGAACAAAGAGAGACGCGACTGGGCGACGTAATGGCGGAACCAGCGCACCGTGCGATCCTGGATCCGCATCTGCCCGGCGATTACCGGCTGAATTACGCGTCGCCGGGGAAGCTTCGCGGCGACGTTCCCGATGCCGGAAAGATCAGCGCTCCTCTCGCGGAAACACGCGACTGATAAGATGATTGTACGCGGCCAGGGACCGTCAGCGACTGAACGGCACTCTCGCTCGATAATGGGCGCAGAACGACGGGAAGACGGAAGGAGGATTGAATTGTGACGCTTACGTGATCGCTAGGAACTTTTACCGTTCTTTCGCTACTTCCTTTTGGTTGGATCAGTCTCGTAACAGTATTTAATCGGATCGTTCTATATTATCGCGTCGCTTTTTGCGAATGGCGCAAATGTCTTCTCGTTCTGTGAGGACAACTGCGCACGGTAACCTTGTTTCGCGgaataaacaaatgaacaaatataataaCGAACTTCTCATTTTCAATTGTACGAGCGTGCAGTTGTTTATTCGGGAAATATAAACCAGTTCGCTCGGAGCGTTCGCAGTAGCTGCGCTGTGTTTGATGAACAATTTAATGGTGTACAGcagcgcgagcacgaaacaattCAAGCGGTACTCGCTTTAATTCCCGGTGAAATTGTATTAATCTAGATTAGCCGGGGCAGTCGTTAAGCCCGCGGAACGTTTCGCGCGTTCCGTCATAAATCCGTTTTGCATTTCCGCTTCCGTCGGGTACCGCGTGAGAGTCCGGGGGATTTGCGATTCGATTATTCCCTATACGACGCAACAATGGGGCAGAAAAAAATGCATTGAACGTTAACAGGCGACTGTAGCTCATCTCGTTCgagtttcaattatttcttactTTCGCGATGATACGCGGTAAGCGCGTTAACGATTGTTTATTGCAACGCGTGCGAACTAGCTTGTCCATTTAATTCCTGCGTTCGCTGCCGCGGCAGACGCTCGATTATCCGAATCACTTTGTTCCCGATTCATTCGGACAATGGCGGTTCCACTGTGGTatgttgtatattaatattttatagtatacaGTATGCACAAtaagatattatataatagtgaATAATACATCAtataatgcaataaaatattatatatatatatatacatatataatattttataatattttattgcattataCGATATATTGACAATACTACTCTCGTTACATTGCCACTGTTCCGTTATCCGAACCATCTTAGTCCGAATGGATTCTAGTTTAAAGTGCGTCAAAAGTCTAGAGTGTGCTGGtcgaaaaggttcccttgttaggTTCGACAACGCTCGCGCACGGCCGCCATGAAATTTCCAAGATGGCCGGCTCGCTACTTCCGCGAAACGTTGTCCCTTAAATCGCGGTTTTTTACCGCGCGGTCCGCGGTTTTACTGCCGCGGCCGGTAATGAAAATGTTCCGCCTCTACGCGAAACACGCAGacgaattattttattggtcGCGAACGATGCGTTCCCGAGCCGGCGTATTTACCGGAAGACTCCGAGAGTCAACGACCGACGTAATCCTCGGGCATAATCGGCCCGTGATTTTTCCGCGTCCCGCACCTGCGATTCGTGTGTGCCGCGCTCGGTGGCACCATTGATCGGCGAACACGCGGTCCGAACGAGCTAACGGCGCGCCAACTTTCGTCCTGCCGATGCACCGGGTGACCCGGGACACGAAGGTCCTCGCTTCGACCCTATCGCGGAGCTGTATGCACTCTGCTTCACCCTTttcggacgaagactctttgaaGTACACGAAATTtgcaacgtatgaagctaaattatacatcgaatgcatAAACGATagagaaaagggaaactacgcaTAGATCTCtcgctattcgagtaattaaaccattcgtttgcaacttagtattcaaGATTATTCCGTAGAATTGGACGCACGTTGCAGCTAGGCAGCTGCGCTCTTAGATCTTAAAATGAAGGTTCGAGTTAAGATAGTCGAGACTAGATTAAATTTGAATGAACTTCATCAAGTTTAAATCAACTACATCGCTTTTAGGCGAAAGAATTATTGGATTAAGGTTGGACAAGTTTCAACGTGCTCTGCTCGAGCAGCGAGCAATCTAATCCGCTCGAAAATCGACCAATTAGTTCCACGCGTCTCCCAAAATAATACGTTACCCCGTAATCATCTGATCGGCGAAGAACCAAGCCCATGCCCGCACGACAAGCGAACACGATGAGATGCAAGTTGCAACGGTCAGGTGTAACGATACTGCCTACCCATTCCGAGGCTTCACGCGGTCTTCGAAAGGCATAAAAGAATCGATAAGCGAACGATCCTAATCGGAAGCGTATCCCAATACGAGcggctcgcctcgcctcgcctcgcctcgcctcgcctcgctgTGAAACTGTGTCGATATAATTGGGCGAAGGAGATCGATAACGATCGATACACCTTGGGAACACCGGCCGCAGGGAACGTGAACGGGTACGGGCAGCCCGATTTCGAATCGTTCGGCTGAATGACGGGAACGCGGATCGATCTACAAAGATCGATCATCCGGTTCACCGAGCTCGGCTCCGGTCCTCTTTATACACGGTTTAATAACGAGGAAGAGCCTCGGCTCACGTGGTTCACATAAATTTACGGGGCAGCAACCTACTTATCACCTGCTACGCTCGCGAAACGTTATccctttaatatcgttttacacgCCGTGTAATTatccgccgcgcgcgcggccgacaAAGAAACGACAAGTTCGTTCGTTTTctgaaagaaataaattcaaacgaACGGGAATCTTCATTTTCGCGCGGCGTTACGGCGGTCGTCGCATTAATACCTGTCGAATTAAATTGTACACCAGTTGACATTCAATTACGGGAaatcgtttatttattgttggCTCGTTCGCCGGCGTGGCGAATCAATTTGCGTCGGAAGAACCGACGATCGAAGTTGAAATTGAACTCGTCGGCTTCTTTTCGTTTTTAACCGGGCTTGAAGTCTTCGCGTGAGAGATGCCGAGGGGTGGctctaatatctgtaattttagaAAGTCAATTAATCGGAATGAGACGGCCGAGGATAGAAGTACGTTTAGCGTAAGTTGTAGaaggtttaatgaaatttttagtaAATGGATCGTCGACCTTTATGGCCGTTTATTAGGAGGAAAATGCGGGGGCCGGGGATTCCATTAATTTCGAGGCTCCACTTATTCGTTTCAGCTGTGTCACCCAGTATGCTCCTTGAACCCCCATGCTTTCCCGTTTTCCAGCTTGTTCCTTTGGGTACTATGTACGCCCGTTCCTCTAGGCGATTTCCTATAACAAGCTTTCGATTATATTCGAACAGCCGCAAAATTCCTCGCGTGCCTTTCCCGTCGCGTCACTTTCCTGCGTTTCCACGGGATAAAGTGCAGTCCCGCGGTGACTGAATCACTCCTGGATACCTCCGCGGCTCCTCGCGCGGCCATGATGTCGCAGGAACGTCGGATGCGTCGCGGTCCAACGTTATTTTACTGCTGCTCGTGAAATAATGCAAGTTAGAGTACTATTACGATTACTCGATGTTACTTGAATTTAATTCGCAACAATTATTCGACGTTACTTATGCAAATAATTCGATGCGATCTCGGTGGTTCTCGGTAGTTCTCGGtggcggccatcttgtcggctAGTTCGCTGCTCCGTCGTTCACTAAACATTTCAAAGCAAACGTTTCGAAACAGAAATTTCCTCCACGATCTCTTTAGAAGAACTCTAATCGATTATATCGTTTACAATTGCTTATCTCGAAGATCATTCTGTTAATTAGGAAGCGTACTAATGTACAATATCCCGCCATTTTCTTACCCGGTTCCCTCACTCGGcagaaatttcgaatttttgaaAGTCAAAGGTTTCCGTTCGTGATCTTTCtgcaaaagaagaattttaactGACGCCAGTTAACCAGAGTCTTTGGGAaacgatgaaatatttgaattcatgtggtaataatttcataattcgcTATGCTTCCAGCAGTCCGCTTCCTGCGTCCATCGGGAATTCCATGCTTTCTAAATCCAAGGGATTCCGTTCACGGTGTTTCGCAAGAGAAGAATTAACCGGCGGAGGGAAAAATTTTCGTGGGTGAACCGACGACGCGTTAAACTCTGTTGACCTCTCGTGATCAAGCGAACCGGCACTCTAGCCGTACAGGACGCGTGACCGTTTACCTGGAAGTCACGCCGGATCATTGAGCGCTAATGGTAACGTTCGGCTAGTTCCGTTGAACAATTTGCGACGGGGTGGCAGGCCTGGAGAAATTTGCAATTAAAACAACCGGGGCGGGGGCAGGAAAACTCCGATTCCCCCCGTCGCGACGCCGGAGATACGACGTTGTCGCTGGTGCGTCTCGTTGACGTGGTTAAACGAACTGAACACTTTGAAATAATGCAAGATCAACGGCCTTGAAATTTGtcgatttcgttttattttactcGAGAGAATAAAGTGATGTCTACACGTGCTACGATACAGGGAACAGTAATTATTTCGTTTTAGAAAATGAAGTATGATGTTGAGAGATATAAACGGAATTTTGTCTTGTAGATTGTTagtcttaatttatttaattgacgAGCGTATAAGAAGATTTACGTGTAACAATGCTTCGTAAAATGAAACACGACGATAAAAAGATACGAGAATTTAGATGGCGGTTCACGTATACGgtgatttttataaacaaataccGAGAGAGTGAAATTAAGTGGGATTTTATAGTCGATAACGCAATACCATGGGTGGACAAAAAGGAagcataaaattgtattaaattcccACGAACTTCgcgttttatttttaagaaactttTATGAGCTATATAATGAATACATGAACATCCTGCATAAAATcagtattaattattcaattaatatctCGCCACTCGCCGTACGCCTCTTCGATGGAGTATCAGGTAATTTCTTTTTCGATTTTTATCCGGAGCTCGGCGTGGCGTGAAAGTTGTTCACGATCCCCGCTTACTtcgtctccttcttcttcttcttttcttccttctctCCGAGTTGTACGAAGAAAGCGACGCTGGCCTCTCGGAGTAACGAGAGATTATCAGGATTccgaatcgtttcgaatatatACTTAAGGCGGAAAATTCGAATCGCTTTAAGTATCATTCGAGAACTTGGAACACTTGGAACTCTCAAAatcccaaagttccaaagtttaaaAGTTCCAAAGTCTCAAAGTTACAAAGTTTTAAAGTTCCAAAGtcccaaagtttcaaagttccagagttccaaagttctaaagtttcaaagtcccaaagttccaaagtcccaaagttccaaagtctcGTCATCGCAAACGACACTAAAACTCAACTGaaatttaacactttcaaaGCCTAGAAGCTAGCCAGAGCAGAAGCGTTTCAGAAGATCGAAAAGTTAGCAGGTATCGGATCGTATTCGAAGCGATTCGAATGTTCCGTCACACGTAAGTACATATTCGAAGGGATTCGAAGTCTTGATAACCCATCGCTGGCTGGAAGTCGTGCATTGCCAATAGAGAACCACCGCTACCATCCGACTCGACGAAGAGTGACCCTCCGTCCTCCCTCTTCCCTtcgttccctctttctctcctccttcTCCCCCTTATGGTAACCCGTGACCACGTCATCCTTGTCCTAACCCAGTCACGTGAACCGTACCTTAACGCGCGAGGCCGGCCAGACACGCGGAAACGCGAGAGAGGATTTCGTATTGTGTGCGGTTGCAAGAACGCTTTTACCATTTGTCATGGAATTTCGTAGTTAATCCACCGGTTGTTACACGCGTATGATCGTTTGCTCGCCAGTTACCGTTGGGATTTCAAGTTCGTCACGactgtttgaatttgaattaaactCCGGCACGAAAGATTTGCATTCGAATTGGCAATGAATCCGTGGTTCTGGTTTCGTTTGGAATTTAGCTTTGAAACTCACAGCGGAGAACTCGAATTTCGCTTTAAATTTCACCGTTCGAACTTCGAAAGGAGCCGTTgagatttgaatttgaatttacccggcaacatttcaatttcgatgGATTTCAATTGGAAAGCGTTTCCCAGCGAAACAACCGAAATTAAAATCGAATGAATCTAATTACTACCGCGGCGGACCAACCGCCGAGCAACCATTCCACCTTTCCCCAGGACCACGACCCTCCGATAAATCACTTTTATTTCCCTGTATGAAGTCGTCGACCCCTCGCGAAAGGGTCAATCGATCCTGGAAACGTTAATCGATGATCGATGTCTCGAGTTTACGTCCGAGTGATTTATTCGAACCTTGACCTAGGATGTCGGGGATCCGACGATGCCTTTGGCCAGCCCTTCCGACCGGCCATTAAGGTTCCAGCGCGTTGCTCCTGCTTCCGGCGTTTAAATTCAGACCACGGATGGACCTCGAACGGTagaaggaaaaagagaagaaggaagaaCGAACGTTCACTGGCGCACGCATCACCGATTATTATATTAGAACCGGCTGGCTGGCCGTCTATCTGTTCCTGATTTGACTATTCATCGGTCTCGCATCACGATTTTCGGACTCCAGCGAACTCCCCGGCCGCTGATAGATCCTTGGAATTATGTATATCCAGGAAATTGCTTGTACGAGCTGAATAATCACTCCAATCCCTCGAAACAACAAAGGAACGATTATTTCGCTCGAATCTTCGTGACCGAGATGCTCGAATAAAAGGAAATCGAAACGACGTTGCTACGCGATGGAAGCAAAACTACTGATCTCTATCGAATAACCAATATAGGCAAGGAATAATTTAATCGCTCATTTAAACACTAGATTAACTACTATTCACCAATGATCAAAACTTACAAGTCACTAGAACTCAGAACGAAACCTCTACATCCAAAAAGCATTGgtgattaattgaaaattactatattattatcatcatcatcatcgttgaatatttggtaa includes the following:
- the LOC116434789 gene encoding putative glutathione-specific gamma-glutamylcyclotransferase 2, with the protein product MEDENNGNGGIWVFGYGSLCWHPGFKYKRGVVGHVKGFIRRFWQGNTTHRGTNENPGRVATLIKEQEGIVYGCAFQVEDSVALPYLENRECTLGGYITIVSTFYSRDGSKSFPVIIYIATNKNQHWLGDAPLHHIADQIFQSSGPSGHNVEYLLRLAEFMHRYLPEVCDDHLFTLELLVRSRIKEHNMCLRTLMGNRDFDIVIDNDDVDIDNDDVDIDDDDDDDDDEDDVDVTDVVIDDKSDDNGVTNLRENTFQFILGISRKTSPCLKI